Proteins found in one Crassostrea angulata isolate pt1a10 chromosome 3, ASM2561291v2, whole genome shotgun sequence genomic segment:
- the LOC128177838 gene encoding molybdopterin synthase catalytic subunit-like produces MDYIEITEEILDVNKISQMVTDPSCGAISIFVGITRDNFDGKKVLRLEYEAYKPMAKKKMKEMCDSIRKQWEIHSIAMIHRINVVPISEASIVIAISSPHRKESLQAVEYAIDTLKATVPIWKKEIYADESSSWKENKECSWSKK; encoded by the exons ATGGACTATATAGAAATCACAGAGGAAATTCTTGATGTCAATAAAATATCACAGATGGTAACAGACCCAAGTTGTGGAGctatatcaatatttgttg GAATAACCAGAGACAATTTTGACGGTAAAAAGGTTTTGAGACTTGAATATGAAGCATATAAACCTATGGCAAAAAAGAAGATGAAAGAAATGTGTGATTCCATTCGTAAACAATGGGAGATACATAGTATAGCCATGATTCACAGAATTAA TGTAGTCCCCATCTCTGAGGCCAGCATTGTCATTGCCATTTCTTCCCCTCATAGAAAGGAGTCACTACAGGCTGTGGAATATGCAATCGACACTCTAAAAGCCACAGTGCCCATCTGGAAAAAG GAAATTTATGCAGATGAGTCATCCAGCTGGAAGGAAAACAAAGAGTGTTCATGGAGTAAAAAGTGA
- the LOC128177837 gene encoding DNA-directed RNA polymerase III subunit RPC3-like encodes MTRRQHDVCRFLLFQQFGEQVSVVGKYLLQKSPSPLHLISSETHLDTEQVKKILCILIQQNIVTFGQHKRGFIEYSIRTGEILNRLWFPKYIYCAKTLYGDAAELLLEDVLQRGQVQMSKVIEVVMQRFNEALETSGKQKISESFVVDKFSNLVRTHFLQRCLDPIKSDSNKVVGLEVSEEEETLYRLPDLSRKRKKSHDDGPPAKRSKSEVEGERPADDEGDGIFWRVNNERFHQMFRDQAIVQAISSKIDRSAGEVLRAMLRVSEVKTAGMATVTTPISVTEIFNALPKDLMARPLLETYLSLICDDSTNFLSKVGDSGGGMYSINIYEALAQLVKAHIESVVQERFGSKCLRIFRVLLLKKHLEQKQIEDFVMISAKEAKDLLYTLFSENFITTTEISKTPDHAPSRTFFLFTVNIQHVASMVLNRCYKALYNAMVKKETEVNEHRRLLDKQERMEAIAASVEDASQRDEILNTITPSEQEQIIKVRRTIQMLDHSELQICEGIFILEMYLMYFKQRQKDKS; translated from the exons GTGAAGAAAATTTTGTGCATTCTAATACAGCAAAACATAGTGACATTTGGACAACACAAGAGAGGGTTTATTGAATACTCAATCAGGACTGGTGAGATTCTAAACCGATTGTGGTTTCCAAAGTATATTTATTGTGCAAAAACTTTGTATGGAGATGCTGCTGAACTGCTATTGGAGGATGTCTTACAGAGAGGTCAAGTGCAAATGTCAAAAGTCATTGAAGTGGTGATGCAGAGATTTAATGAAGCACTTGAAACTTCAg GAAAGCAAAAGATCTCAGAGAGTTTCGTGGTTGACAAGTTCTCTAACTTGGTGAGGACACATTTTCTGCAAAGATGCTTGGATCCAATCAAATCTGATTCAAACAAAGTTGTGGGCCTTGAAGTGAGTGAAGAGGAGGAGACTCTGTACAGATTACCAG ATTTGTCAAGAAAGAGGAAAAAATCACATGATGATGGTCCACCAGCCAAAAGGTCAAAGTCTGAAGTAGAGGGAGAG AGGCCAGCTGATGATGAAGGGGATGGCATTTTTTGGAGGGTCAACAACGAGCGATTCCATCAAATGTTTAGAGACCAGGCCATTGTACAAGCAATCTCCAGCAAGATTGATAGA AGTGCCGGGGAAGTACTCCGAGCAATGTTGAGGGTCAGTGAAGTCAAGACGGCTGGAATGGCCACTGTTACAACCCCCATATCTGTTACAGAG ATATTTAATGCCCTGCCTAAAGACCTAATGGCACGCCCCCTGCTGGAGACTTACTTGTCACTCATATGTGATGATTct ACAAATTTCCTGTCCAAGGTTGGAGACAGTGGAGGGGGGATGTACTCCATCA ACATTTATGAAGCACTTGCACAACTGGTCAAGGCTCACATAGAATCTGTTGTACAGGAAAG GTTTGGGTCAAAATGTTTGAGAATATTCAGAGTTTTACTGTTAAAAAAGCATCTTGAACAGAAGCAG ATTGAAGATTTTGTCATGATATCCGCAAAGGAAGCCAAAGACCTTCTATATACCTTATTCTCAGAAAACTTCATCACCACTACA GAAATCTCCAAGACCCCTGACCACGCCCCCTCCCGGACCTTCTTCCTCTTTACTGTCAACATTCAGCACGTGGCGTCTATGGTGCTGAATAGGTGTTACAAG GCCTTGTATAATGCAATGGTGAAGAAAGAAACAGAAGTAAATGaacacag ACGTTTGCTGGACAAACAGGAGAGAATGGAGGCCATTGCTGCCTCTGTAGAGGATGCCAGTCAGCGAGATGAGATCCTAAATACCATAACCCCCTCAGAACAGGAGCAGATCATAAAAGTCCGGCGCACAATCCAGAT GTTAGACCATAGTGAATTGCAGATCTGTGAGGGAATATTTATTTTGGAAatgtatttgatgtattttaaacaaagaCAGAAGGATAAgtcataa